In Deltaproteobacteria bacterium, the genomic stretch TATCCGACTTGCGTGGTGAGAAACAGGGGAAGCGTCATGTGGCCTATCTGGTCCTGCAACTCCTCGATCCGGTCGATATGCGTGTCCTCATCCTGGAGAATATTTTCCAGTATCTCCCGCGTGGCGAAGTCATCAACTTCTCCGGCGAGCTTGATGGCTCGATTGTAGGCCTGGATGGCACCCAACTCGAGCGCGTGATCGCTGGCAAATTGTTTGGATGCATCCGCGCCAATGGAGATCCGCCCGAGTTTGTTGACGATCGGTGTTCCCTCGAGGAAGAGGATCCGGCCGATCAGTTTCTCGGCGTGTTTCATCTCGTCGATGGCGCGTTTTCCAAAGTGCTTGTGTAGCTTTTCGTATCCCCAGTTGGCGCACATTTCCGAATGAACCATGTACTGGCTGATGGCG encodes the following:
- the bfr gene encoding bacterioferritin, with translation MKGNEKLLGTLNSLLSDELTAISQYMVHSEMCANWGYEKLHKHFGKRAIDEMKHAEKLIGRILFLEGTPIVNKLGRISIGADASKQFASDHALELGAIQAYNRAIKLAGEVDDFATREILENILQDEDTHIDRIEELQDQIGHMTLPLFLTTQVG